One segment of bacterium DNA contains the following:
- a CDS encoding RNA polymerase sigma factor, producing the protein MDQLADADLVRRSAGGDSAVFIELINAYKGSLAALIRRLVSDADEAEDLLQETLLQSWLKIGSMNNPEKVQAWLLQIARNLCRDYHRSAQRRINPTKQEELEYYVNRYGRTAVPAEAALDLLEAMDNLPLAEQKIVELFYLHGFTIKEICRQIQAPVGTVKYQLHSARHHLRSFLDEAEENGGL; encoded by the coding sequence ATGGACCAACTGGCTGACGCCGATCTGGTGCGGCGGAGTGCCGGTGGTGATTCCGCTGTATTCATAGAGTTGATAAACGCTTATAAAGGCTCTCTTGCTGCCTTGATCCGACGTCTGGTTTCGGATGCTGACGAGGCCGAAGACCTGCTGCAGGAGACTCTGCTGCAGAGCTGGCTAAAAATCGGCAGTATGAACAATCCAGAGAAAGTGCAGGCGTGGCTTCTGCAGATAGCAAGAAATCTCTGCCGTGACTATCACAGATCGGCCCAGCGGAGGATAAACCCTACCAAACAAGAAGAGCTTGAATATTACGTGAACAGATATGGCCGAACGGCAGTGCCTGCAGAAGCAGCTCTGGACTTGTTGGAAGCCATGGACAACTTGCCACTGGCGGAGCAGAAAATCGTCGAACTGTTCTATTTGCATGGTTTCACAATCAAAGAGATCTGCCGGCAGATTCAGGCACCTGTCGGCACAGTTAAGTACCAGCTTCACTCAGCACGACATCATCTGCGATCATTTCTCGATGAAGCTGAAGAAAATGGAGGACTGTAA
- a CDS encoding rod shape-determining protein, protein MAIFSRVFSRFSRAIGIDLGTANTLVHVRGRGILLREPSVIALDSQSKKVLAVGEEAKRMLGRTPGSIVAIRPLKDGVIADFDQTEAMLRGFIRKVNRHNGIFGPRVVVGIPSGVTEVEWRAVKEAAMKAGASEAYTLEEPFAAAIGAGLPVSEPTGSMIVDIGGGTSEVAVISLGGIVTSRSIRVAGDEIDEAIVAYVRRVFNLLIGDRTAEEVKLDIGSAYALEEELTMEVRGRDLISGLPRSAVISSQEIREAIHDPVMEIVEAVKLTLESTPPELAADVMERGIVLAGGGALLRGLDELINVETGMPVHIAPDPLSCVVLGTAKALEESESNTALKKVLLGSTRQVQSIN, encoded by the coding sequence ATGGCAATCTTCTCCAGAGTATTCAGCAGGTTTTCAAGAGCAATAGGTATTGATTTGGGTACAGCTAATACGCTTGTGCATGTTCGCGGGCGAGGGATTCTGTTGCGTGAGCCGAGCGTTATCGCGCTTGACAGCCAGTCCAAAAAGGTACTTGCAGTCGGTGAAGAAGCTAAGAGGATGCTTGGACGCACCCCAGGCAGTATTGTTGCCATTCGCCCCTTAAAGGATGGAGTGATCGCCGATTTTGATCAGACTGAGGCCATGCTCAGGGGCTTTATAAGAAAGGTGAACAGGCACAACGGCATATTTGGTCCTCGGGTAGTTGTCGGCATACCTTCCGGTGTCACCGAAGTTGAATGGCGAGCCGTTAAGGAAGCTGCGATGAAAGCAGGCGCTTCGGAGGCATACACGCTTGAAGAGCCTTTTGCTGCAGCGATTGGAGCTGGACTACCTGTGAGCGAGCCCACCGGCAGTATGATCGTCGATATCGGTGGGGGAACGAGTGAGGTTGCTGTTATCTCACTAGGAGGAATTGTTACCAGCCGTTCGATCAGAGTTGCTGGTGATGAAATCGATGAAGCCATTGTGGCGTATGTTCGCCGTGTATTTAACCTTCTTATTGGAGATCGCACTGCCGAAGAAGTAAAGCTGGATATCGGATCTGCATATGCTCTGGAAGAAGAACTGACGATGGAAGTGCGTGGTAGAGACCTTATCTCGGGTCTTCCGAGAAGCGCTGTCATATCGAGCCAGGAAATTCGTGAAGCAATCCATGATCCCGTAATGGAGATTGTCGAGGCTGTGAAGTTGACCCTGGAATCAACACCTCCAGAATTGGCTGCGGATGTGATGGAGAGAGGAATTGTGCTTGCGGGCGGCGGCGCATTGCTTCGTGGTCTGGATGAGTTGATAAATGTTGAAACGGGTATGCCTGTGCATATCGCGCCGGATCCCTTAAGCTGTGTGGTGTTGGGTACGGCAAAAGCGCTGGAGGAATCCGAAAGCAACACTGCACTAAAGAAAGTGCTGCTTGGTTCCACGAGACAGGTTCAGTCCATAAACTAA
- the mreC gene encoding rod shape-determining protein MreC — protein sequence MFNYLRNKTVINLVVLTVLGIGIGMMHNHGLATGNTLYMQDAVRSTLAPANMAAHVLLCLGRVSILSVRPRSVILKENKQLRERVRRLTLENAALHETAEENTRLKAALGLREFSKLAMVAADVVSRNESNWFDTATINVGTHSGIRQGSAVVNHLGIIGQISEANPFTSQIVALTDSNSAIGAMIQRSRTTGMLYGQGTDYLVLAYLPKDADVKVKDVVISSGMGGVVPKGLVVGRVVKVVRNSTAGTTSALIKPSVRFDEIEQVFVVKPGQISTP from the coding sequence ATGTTCAATTATCTTCGCAACAAGACGGTTATCAATCTTGTAGTCTTAACGGTTCTGGGCATTGGCATAGGAATGATGCATAACCATGGACTTGCGACGGGCAATACGCTGTACATGCAGGATGCTGTTAGATCAACGCTTGCTCCTGCTAATATGGCAGCCCATGTTTTATTGTGTCTCGGAAGAGTATCGATTCTAAGTGTCAGACCTCGATCTGTAATTCTCAAGGAGAACAAACAACTACGTGAGAGAGTAAGGCGCCTGACCTTGGAGAACGCTGCTCTGCATGAGACGGCTGAGGAAAACACAAGGCTGAAAGCAGCATTGGGGCTTAGAGAGTTTTCTAAGCTCGCAATGGTTGCAGCGGATGTGGTTTCACGCAATGAAAGTAACTGGTTTGACACCGCTACAATAAATGTGGGCACGCACTCGGGTATACGTCAAGGGTCGGCGGTAGTCAATCACCTTGGTATAATCGGGCAAATATCCGAAGCCAATCCGTTTACCTCACAAATTGTTGCCCTTACAGATTCAAATAGTGCAATCGGTGCAATGATTCAACGTTCAAGAACAACTGGTATGCTTTATGGACAGGGCACGGATTACCTTGTCTTAGCGTATCTGCCAAAAGATGCTGATGTAAAGGTCAAGGATGTGGTGATTTCATCGGGCATGGGTGGTGTGGTCCCAAAAGGACTTGTTGTTGGACGAGTGGTCAAGGTAGTTAGAAACTCTACGGCGGGTACAACCTCTGCACTTATAAAGCCAAGTGTGCGCTTTGATGAAATAGAACAAGTTTTCGTAGTTAAACCTGGACAGATATCTACACCATGA
- the mreD gene encoding rod shape-determining protein MreD, with protein sequence MKRYFWAIIMLIIASAIQGNLPGWMTVFGAKPDLVLIVLIIYALSADPDFGAVLGFIAGLIQGSVVGLSLGSFIVTRTITGFLAGIVHTRLFSENPIVPMLSAVWLTLVCEGMFLLANPKPSFPNTIRTLLGECILNAIFAFLLYVFLRHLDTRRKIRLANARL encoded by the coding sequence ATGAAGAGATATTTCTGGGCAATTATAATGCTCATAATTGCGTCTGCCATACAGGGCAATTTGCCTGGATGGATGACCGTATTTGGTGCTAAACCCGATCTCGTCCTAATAGTGCTTATTATCTATGCTCTATCTGCCGATCCTGATTTTGGGGCGGTGCTCGGTTTCATCGCAGGGCTTATTCAGGGGTCAGTTGTTGGCTTAAGCCTTGGGAGTTTTATTGTCACTCGCACAATCACAGGTTTCCTAGCTGGCATTGTTCACACGCGGCTTTTCAGTGAAAACCCAATAGTGCCCATGCTTTCTGCAGTCTGGCTCACACTCGTGTGTGAGGGTATGTTTCTTTTAGCAAACCCAAAGCCCAGCTTTCCCAACACCATTCGTACACTGCTTGGCGAGTGCATCCTAAATGCAATTTTTGCATTTTTGCTGTATGTATTCCTCAGACACCTTGATACTCGCCGCAAAATTAGGCTTGCCAACGCAAGACTCTAG
- the flgB gene encoding flagellar basal body rod protein FlgB — protein sequence MLSKSLDASASRQKSIANNIANVETPGYKRSYVDFETALKRIMDLKGGHDKRQSLRELEPVRRTDVVSPAKPDGNNVNIDAEIADLAKTQGTYKAATTLLEAKIALLRTAIKEGK from the coding sequence GTGCTTTCAAAGTCACTTGATGCATCGGCATCTCGGCAGAAGTCAATAGCGAATAACATCGCAAATGTCGAGACACCAGGCTATAAGCGCAGCTATGTGGATTTTGAGACCGCATTAAAGAGGATCATGGATCTAAAAGGTGGTCATGACAAGAGACAGAGCCTGCGTGAACTTGAACCGGTCCGCCGCACAGATGTTGTGAGTCCCGCAAAACCTGACGGTAATAATGTCAACATTGATGCAGAAATTGCCGATCTTGCAAAAACTCAAGGCACTTACAAAGCCGCAACCACATTACTTGAAGCAAAGATTGCGCTTCTTCGTACCGCAATTAAGGAGGGCAAGTAA
- the flgC gene encoding flagellar basal body rod protein FlgC, giving the protein MGHNSAFDISASGIFAQRVRMDAIANNIANADSTRTEDGGPYRRQTVTFKAVYDDAVGNRTVPAGVKVDSIQESPTDYRTVYDPGHPDADANGYVRMPNVNVVEEMVDMISATRAYEANVTALNAAKQMTSSAIDIGKA; this is encoded by the coding sequence ATGGGACATAATTCCGCATTCGATATAAGTGCATCGGGCATATTTGCCCAGCGCGTGCGCATGGATGCCATTGCAAACAATATCGCCAATGCAGACTCAACACGGACAGAGGATGGTGGACCATATCGCAGGCAGACGGTCACATTCAAGGCTGTTTATGATGATGCTGTGGGCAACCGGACGGTTCCTGCGGGTGTGAAAGTCGACAGCATTCAGGAAAGCCCAACCGACTATCGTACAGTATATGACCCGGGCCATCCAGATGCTGATGCCAACGGTTATGTGCGCATGCCGAATGTAAATGTAGTGGAAGAGATGGTTGATATGATATCCGCCACACGGGCATATGAGGCTAACGTGACGGCTCTCAATGCAGCAAAGCAGATGACATCATCGGCTATAGATATAGGAAAGGCCTAA
- the fliE gene encoding flagellar hook-basal body complex protein FliE, which produces MRISPVSLPGSISSIANVTSSKANSSVGGFGNDSFDKALNVSISELDDTQDKNDVSVSELVKKGIKEVNSLQSQADDMAVKLASGDIENVHEAMIAMQKAKLAFEFTVQVRNKIIDAYQEIMRMQV; this is translated from the coding sequence ATGAGAATCTCACCTGTCAGTCTTCCAGGCTCAATCAGTTCAATTGCCAATGTAACTTCCTCAAAGGCAAATTCGTCAGTGGGTGGTTTCGGTAATGACAGTTTTGATAAGGCACTAAATGTCAGTATCAGTGAACTCGACGATACTCAGGACAAGAACGACGTCTCAGTGTCAGAACTTGTCAAGAAAGGCATCAAAGAAGTCAACAGTCTTCAGAGTCAGGCGGATGATATGGCTGTCAAGTTGGCGTCTGGTGACATCGAAAACGTGCACGAAGCGATGATTGCGATGCAAAAAGCTAAGTTGGCCTTTGAGTTTACAGTGCAGGTGAGAAACAAGATTATAGATGCATACCAAGAGATTATGAGAATGCAAGTCTAG
- the fliF gene encoding flagellar M-ring protein FliF codes for MDQITKSGPIAALIKLWNELTATQRVVVTAFGVLAAALMLFVGIAATKPRMSVLFSGLAQEDAGAIVQKLGEQKVTYKLSADGTTIEVPENKVYDLRLQLATQGLPQGGNVGFELFDKSNFGMTEFTEKVTYQRAVTGTLTRTLCHLAPVIDAKVLLSMPEQKIYSSEQEPAKASVVLKLRRGMPLSDEQVGGVVHLVSSAVEGLTPTNVTVLDTDGNVLSEGDGAGGSSLMTASQTKMKRQYESELSQNLQSMLAKIVGADKAVVRVSADMSFDQTQTKSEEYQPTSPVQGANGEAKGVLLSEDKSSEIYAGGALPPGGVPIANSPGSAKDSYQRTQSTSQYQVTKRIQETVNAPGKLQRLSVAVLVDDKVEPVKLEAIREAVIAASGIDSKRGDQVTVQRVGFDTASSKAVEVEMAKESRAELVQTIVKNAGAALLLIVFLVFLKIIIKQIKVTVPAEEVPVEPEQENGVDVSSPMPNPADLLESAGNQAFAQTPPLEQPTTGFSTAQPQKNTLPPEITQSSPEDLARLVRNWMAEG; via the coding sequence ATGGATCAAATCACAAAATCCGGACCTATCGCGGCTTTAATCAAACTTTGGAACGAACTGACTGCAACACAGCGTGTTGTTGTAACAGCTTTTGGAGTGCTTGCGGCTGCCCTTATGCTGTTTGTCGGCATTGCCGCCACCAAGCCCAGAATGTCGGTGCTCTTTTCCGGTCTTGCCCAAGAAGACGCGGGCGCAATAGTTCAGAAGTTGGGTGAGCAAAAGGTGACATACAAGCTGTCTGCTGACGGCACGACAATCGAAGTGCCTGAGAATAAGGTCTACGACTTGCGTCTCCAACTGGCGACCCAGGGGCTTCCTCAAGGCGGCAACGTCGGCTTTGAGCTTTTTGATAAGTCGAATTTCGGCATGACCGAGTTTACCGAGAAGGTGACTTATCAGAGAGCCGTGACGGGAACACTTACGCGTACTTTGTGTCATCTCGCGCCGGTTATCGATGCCAAAGTGCTGCTGAGCATGCCTGAGCAAAAAATATACTCGTCTGAACAGGAACCGGCCAAGGCTTCTGTAGTGCTCAAACTACGCAGAGGAATGCCGCTGAGTGATGAGCAGGTTGGGGGAGTCGTGCATCTGGTTTCGTCCGCTGTCGAGGGGTTGACTCCGACGAATGTCACGGTTCTCGATACGGATGGCAATGTGCTGTCCGAGGGCGACGGTGCAGGAGGCAGCAGTCTTATGACGGCCAGCCAGACAAAAATGAAACGCCAGTATGAATCGGAATTGTCTCAAAACTTGCAGAGCATGCTGGCGAAGATAGTAGGTGCGGACAAAGCGGTTGTCAGGGTGAGCGCAGACATGAGTTTTGACCAGACTCAGACAAAGTCCGAGGAGTACCAGCCTACAAGTCCTGTGCAGGGAGCAAATGGTGAGGCAAAGGGTGTGCTTTTGTCTGAGGATAAGTCCAGTGAGATATATGCGGGTGGTGCTTTACCTCCGGGCGGTGTGCCCATAGCAAATTCTCCAGGCTCAGCTAAGGACAGCTATCAGCGCACACAGTCAACTTCCCAATATCAGGTAACAAAGCGGATTCAAGAAACAGTGAATGCACCCGGGAAGCTGCAGCGGCTTTCCGTTGCAGTGCTTGTTGACGATAAGGTGGAGCCTGTCAAGTTGGAGGCTATCAGGGAAGCAGTAATAGCTGCTTCCGGCATCGATTCAAAGCGTGGAGACCAGGTAACAGTTCAAAGAGTCGGTTTCGACACAGCTTCATCAAAAGCGGTCGAGGTAGAGATGGCCAAAGAATCACGAGCCGAGCTGGTTCAGACAATTGTTAAGAATGCGGGTGCGGCTCTGCTCTTGATAGTATTCCTGGTGTTCTTGAAAATAATAATCAAGCAGATAAAGGTTACTGTACCTGCGGAGGAGGTGCCGGTCGAACCTGAGCAAGAGAATGGTGTTGATGTCAGCAGTCCCATGCCAAATCCAGCAGACTTACTTGAATCGGCGGGCAATCAAGCTTTTGCACAGACTCCACCGCTAGAGCAGCCGACAACTGGATTCAGTACGGCTCAGCCGCAGAAAAATACTTTGCCGCCGGAGATAACGCAATCAAGCCCGGAGGACTTGGCCAGACTAGTCAGAAACTGGATGGCAGAGGGCTAA